The sequence GTTCGTGAGCCAGAAAAAACAGATATGGTGATTTTCCGTGAGAATTCGGAGGACATTTACGCAGGTATTGAGTGGCAAGAGGGCAGCGAAGATGCCAAAAAATTGATCAATTTTCTCATCAATGAGATGGGCGTTAAGAAGATTCGCTTCCCGAATACATCGGGCATTGGCATTAAGCCGGTATCGCGCGAAGGTACTGAGCGTCTGGTACGTAAGGCGATTCAATACGCGATCGATAATGACAAGCCTTCTGTGACCATTGTTCACAAAGGTAATATCATGAAGTTCACTGAAGGCGGTTTTCGTGACTGGGCGTATGCATTAGCGCAAAAAGAATTCGGTGCGGAGTTGATCGATGGTGGTCCATGGGCAAAATTCAAAAATCCTAAGACTGGTCGCGACATCATTGTTAAAGACTCGATAGCTGATGCATTTTTGCAACAGATTCTGTTACGTCCGAATGAGTATAGTGTTATTGCCACGCTTAATTTGAATGGCGATTACATTTCCGATGCACTAGCAGCGCAAGTTGGTGGTATCGGCATTGCGCCCGGCGCCAATTTGTCTGATTCCGTCGCGATGTTTGAAGCTACTCACGGCACTGCACCAAAATATGCTGGCAAAGATTATGTGAACCCAGGTTCACTCATTTTGTCGGCTGAAATGATGCTGCGTCATATGGGCTGGCTCGAAGCTG is a genomic window of Glaciimonas sp. CA11.2 containing:
- the icd gene encoding NADP-dependent isocitrate dehydrogenase, with protein sequence MSQHIKVPAEGKKISVNADYSLNVPDNPIIPFIEGDGTGVDISPVMIKVVDAAVAKAYAGRRKISWMEVYAGEKSTNVYGPDVWLPAETLAAIKDYVVSIKGPLTTPVGGGIRSLNVALRQELDLYVCLRPVRYFQGVPSPVREPEKTDMVIFRENSEDIYAGIEWQEGSEDAKKLINFLINEMGVKKIRFPNTSGIGIKPVSREGTERLVRKAIQYAIDNDKPSVTIVHKGNIMKFTEGGFRDWAYALAQKEFGAELIDGGPWAKFKNPKTGRDIIVKDSIADAFLQQILLRPNEYSVIATLNLNGDYISDALAAQVGGIGIAPGANLSDSVAMFEATHGTAPKYAGKDYVNPGSLILSAEMMLRHMGWLEAADLIIASMQKSISSKKVTYDFARLMEGATQVSCSGFGDVLIENM